In Streptomyces sp. NBC_00483, a single window of DNA contains:
- a CDS encoding DUF6406 domain-containing protein has translation MSSADTVHLWQGIQRKSENARFAVTDIYRDSDASVRVEIRSVTTEMHRHTLRVGETFPVGDETWQLAELTGWPSEEDWVVKLCRVPEKGPGER, from the coding sequence GTGAGCAGCGCCGACACGGTTCACCTCTGGCAGGGGATTCAGCGCAAGTCCGAGAACGCGAGGTTCGCGGTAACGGACATTTACCGGGATTCCGACGCCTCGGTCAGGGTTGAAATCCGGAGCGTGACCACCGAGATGCACCGTCACACTCTCCGCGTTGGCGAGACCTTCCCCGTGGGCGATGAAACATGGCAGCTCGCCGAGTTGACGGGGTGGCCGAGCGAGGAGGACTGGGTCGTGAAGTTGTGCCGGGTCCCGGAGAAAGGCCCTGGAGAGCGGTAG
- a CDS encoding toxin glutamine deamidase domain-containing protein, whose protein sequence is MATTGVFVVALMLPNGLEWLLEMCGFDWPTGDEDKMMECANTWRQFAADVTDLQSRGLTAAGNVLAENAGDSIDGFNKTWEKFAGGSGYFDDARQGAELIAICMDAAAMLIIGLKIAVIAQLVILAVEIAAAQVAAPFTLGLSEIGAMGAAAATRLILRKLLKEIAQQILQAVLETAKEPFVSALEAMISDVVAQTVEQNFGKQSGYDLGRTAKTGYEEGKSALENSGSTFGESLRDGAGSRAGHGARHGLSGGDGGDGGDSSSSSGSDSSSNSSSSSDSSSGGSSSSSNSSSSDGSSSSNSPGSSSSSGSSNSPSNGGSSSGDSSGSSTSPSSSGGDSGRRAPDIGGPSSSSPPGGGSDTSSPSTAPSGGTDGTGGTGSPDNSSSTSSPSPTPSRGSDPPSPFDVGTQAYQDSISQPSGGDPSGPDSSTPDSSSPSASTPDSSSPDSSAPGASPDSSTPSATTPDIEGGPAPDTTPDSARPDSSPDAPTNTPPGNEPSLPSDPSPNESTGTTPDVSTSPTPDTTPEGAAPSRPEGADTPSPGQGASIPDQRNPEPTPSTPPEAAPTPAPDNSSPDPAAHQVDRDSVSTMPAQAQGPTPGDSGDGTNNDNQSQGTGSGRMPSGAMPGNAPTSHASPGQGHAPTHPSLTPHDPSDPDMDLMGGVATAAPPASNAQSADAGVPQQAAQSSAPPSTPPPGAMPPPTAGPIPTQAPAAGGPTTPPRSTTPSATTPRTDQPSTRPTTPSRNTQQNGPTSPPRTSTPRTETPSRPTTPPRGDRPTNRPPDNRPSDHQSPTPTPNGQGMPAQNNHQPTTPQPDATNQTPDQNQHEQQQQQPTAPPPPSQADNLSDIRNDLNTPSEGLTTPDPAHQQDLENAHPRNPDGTPQVFADPRQGNWAGLQNDGGPGVPGRSNNCADCTRSFLETWFGRPTVSAPRTLDQNPDGSLNRFSAERDSVDNQARWAGAPSTYAGKDHPNPYVRIAHELSQAGHGSAAVIGVNWPGGGGHAFAAVNHNGQVLFVDPQTGVVSENPIHLGAQEVFYTPLDANRNPITPYFLTPSTPQPSAENTTPDTTNNTSDPDSSTNQSTPDPQSSDTTQEPAPDQAPASDTSTPDTDATPDLDSDTTQPPESTNQEDPQSDTDQDAQGSQDSQDSQDSESPKDPGDSQDTDATDSTDSTQNPDDGTDQHQDSTEPTPSTATRPSGPPDGYDDPTDADSRAQQERFPRNEDGSFQQAADPREGSWLNDIRGQNPDDSGRDVNCPDGALAFADSYAGNPTVAARRSPNEDGSPADTPEPGGRDRIENTLGAQFDDFGDGRDAYNNLETTLLNEGHGSQAVIITQNADGRAHAWNVVNHNGQIVYADPQTGQSSTTPLHNGNNGVFAIPLDANRRPIDTTNQPAAQNQGQTAPPAQDRLSPQRPAGSGNESNVESAADTRGRRNQSLPDPETKNQEHANLPPDSSQQELREQPRVHRIDLDPVQQQMQQWATPPGDNTPSPLANLLRESLDRRQDYVESAQNVRATKQALDAARKEVSSADKDRKKAIKAEKDAKTDAEKEAAQERKAAAEQRLADARAVVPAATAAHQEAQFAHRNVQVPKTNFTDSDLRRHLDPAWSNMNDGQRYAALATLGRMSHSFHANNAVGMAPEAAKDNSPYADAPPKRGNKPDPAAEFAESVASWRREVSATPSSEILQNPENLRQLLEEIERKSGDDSDKNYAVVEIVDDKGESHYIIDSSVPPSDDAVRPRHSESHILEWVEHLNKNREANGKPKYTLAGLYTEREPCGSRKGNSGHADCSLTIRDSEAMTGVPVYYSTTYRVDPERKELMAQERQRLVDEGKKTEAEIKTALKKFRTPNQRIMDQEIRAHLNFIDGLTQTLANPDQNAPVAPAPDQHTPPSQAPQSGPSHPADPNHTPPSATPDTDRRPPSNPAGTDRRPPAEPPGVGHRAPTNSASTPPTDTPSGGRTPADAGTPTPTDSQRSNHNIAQPQTESASARDIPRPVIATSGTGEHTSAPSQSTDEPREGSPAADNQQEKQGRLKRVWQFLTPSGPAEPTEVTTEVDQPRFGNHKKPPEIQPDRYGTPLDRPDGTRVPLFDGPPSREQTQQGAIGDCGMIATMGAMASRYPDLLQDMIREMEDDAYEVHFHEVARNNYGHQAPTGRILTVRVTPDLPVYSDFPNSTAYADAEGVGVAWPAIMEKAIAGLDQFWDDKKREHEAQFPGNKDFDGNLLTGYSRITQGSTSGDRAELLAQLTGRTAENHEFPTQYDMQGRSPEKQLLSHLRELTEGDRPVVIGTRPKGAGVENKMEKGLLSSHAYEIVSVDDKGLIQLRNPHNEDHPEPLTIKEFMKYCSNQYASLEDKK, encoded by the coding sequence ATGGCGACAACGGGGGTCTTCGTCGTGGCTTTGATGCTGCCCAACGGGCTTGAGTGGCTTCTCGAGATGTGCGGCTTCGACTGGCCCACAGGCGACGAAGACAAAATGATGGAGTGCGCCAACACCTGGCGCCAGTTCGCCGCCGACGTGACGGACCTCCAGTCCCGCGGCTTAACCGCCGCCGGCAACGTTCTCGCGGAGAACGCCGGGGACTCCATCGACGGCTTCAACAAGACCTGGGAGAAATTCGCCGGCGGCTCCGGCTACTTCGACGACGCCCGCCAGGGCGCCGAGTTGATCGCCATCTGCATGGACGCCGCGGCGATGCTCATCATCGGGCTGAAGATCGCGGTGATCGCCCAGTTGGTCATCCTGGCGGTCGAGATCGCCGCCGCCCAGGTCGCCGCTCCGTTCACCCTGGGCCTGTCCGAGATCGGCGCGATGGGCGCGGCCGCCGCCACGCGCCTGATCCTGCGCAAGCTCCTCAAGGAGATCGCCCAACAGATCTTGCAAGCGGTGCTGGAGACCGCCAAGGAACCCTTCGTCTCCGCTCTCGAAGCCATGATCTCCGACGTGGTCGCCCAGACCGTCGAGCAGAACTTCGGCAAGCAGTCCGGTTACGACCTGGGGCGCACCGCCAAGACGGGTTACGAAGAGGGCAAGAGCGCCCTGGAGAACTCCGGCTCCACGTTCGGCGAGTCACTGCGCGACGGCGCGGGCTCCCGGGCGGGGCACGGCGCCCGCCATGGTCTGAGCGGAGGCGACGGCGGGGACGGAGGCGACAGTTCGTCGAGCTCTGGCAGTGACAGCTCGTCCAACTCGTCCAGCTCCAGCGACTCGTCCTCCGGCGGTTCGTCGTCGAGTAGCAACTCGTCGTCCAGTGACGGCAGTTCGTCCAGCAACTCCCCCGGCTCCAGCAGTTCGTCGGGTTCGTCCAACTCGCCTTCGAACGGCGGAAGTTCGTCGGGCGACTCGTCCGGTTCCAGTACTTCGCCGAGTTCGAGCGGCGGCGACTCCGGGCGCAGGGCGCCGGACATCGGCGGCCCTTCGTCCTCGTCGCCGCCGGGTGGCGGTTCGGACACCTCTTCGCCGAGTACGGCGCCGAGCGGCGGCACGGACGGTACCGGCGGCACGGGCTCACCGGACAACTCGTCGTCCACATCCTCGCCCTCGCCCACGCCGAGCCGTGGCTCCGACCCACCCAGCCCGTTCGACGTGGGCACCCAGGCGTACCAGGACAGCATCAGTCAGCCGTCGGGCGGCGACCCGTCCGGCCCCGACTCCTCCACGCCGGACTCCTCGAGCCCCAGCGCCTCCACCCCGGATTCGTCTAGCCCCGACTCCTCCGCCCCCGGCGCGTCCCCGGACTCGTCCACACCGTCCGCCACGACACCTGACATCGAGGGTGGACCGGCCCCCGACACCACCCCTGACTCCGCCCGTCCAGACAGCAGCCCAGACGCCCCGACGAACACGCCGCCGGGCAACGAGCCGTCCCTGCCCTCCGATCCCTCGCCCAACGAGAGCACGGGCACCACGCCGGACGTCAGCACCTCCCCGACGCCGGACACCACACCGGAGGGCGCCGCCCCGAGCCGTCCGGAGGGCGCCGACACCCCCAGCCCGGGCCAGGGTGCGTCGATCCCGGACCAGCGCAATCCCGAGCCCACCCCGTCCACGCCGCCCGAGGCCGCGCCCACCCCCGCGCCGGACAACTCCAGCCCCGACCCCGCTGCGCACCAGGTCGACCGCGACTCAGTCAGCACCATGCCCGCACAGGCTCAGGGCCCCACGCCGGGCGACTCCGGCGACGGCACCAACAACGACAACCAGAGCCAGGGCACCGGCAGCGGCCGCATGCCGAGCGGCGCCATGCCCGGCAACGCGCCCACCTCCCACGCCAGTCCCGGCCAGGGCCACGCGCCGACACACCCGTCCCTGACCCCGCACGACCCGAGCGACCCGGACATGGACCTCATGGGCGGCGTCGCCACGGCGGCACCCCCAGCGTCCAATGCGCAGTCCGCTGACGCGGGCGTCCCGCAGCAGGCGGCCCAGTCCTCCGCGCCGCCCTCGACGCCGCCCCCTGGCGCCATGCCGCCACCGACGGCCGGCCCCATCCCGACGCAGGCACCGGCAGCGGGCGGCCCCACGACGCCACCGCGGTCCACCACGCCCAGCGCAACAACACCGCGTACGGACCAGCCGAGCACCCGGCCCACGACACCGTCCCGGAACACCCAGCAGAACGGCCCCACATCGCCGCCGCGCACCAGCACGCCGCGCACGGAGACACCGAGCCGCCCGACCACTCCGCCCCGCGGCGACCGCCCGACGAACCGCCCGCCGGACAACCGTCCGTCCGACCACCAGTCCCCCACGCCCACGCCGAACGGCCAGGGGATGCCGGCCCAGAACAACCACCAGCCGACCACCCCACAGCCGGACGCCACCAACCAGACGCCCGACCAGAACCAGCACGAGCAACAACAGCAACAGCCCACGGCACCTCCGCCCCCGTCCCAGGCAGACAACCTCTCGGACATCCGAAACGACCTGAACACCCCGTCCGAAGGCCTGACCACACCCGACCCCGCCCACCAACAGGACCTCGAGAACGCCCACCCGAGGAACCCCGACGGCACCCCGCAGGTGTTCGCGGACCCGCGGCAAGGAAACTGGGCCGGCCTGCAGAACGACGGTGGCCCTGGCGTGCCCGGCCGGTCCAACAACTGCGCCGACTGCACCCGTTCGTTCCTCGAGACATGGTTCGGCCGCCCGACGGTGTCCGCCCCTCGCACCCTGGACCAGAACCCGGACGGCAGCCTGAACCGCTTCTCCGCGGAGCGCGACTCGGTCGACAACCAGGCACGTTGGGCCGGCGCCCCCAGCACGTACGCGGGCAAGGACCACCCCAACCCGTATGTGCGAATAGCCCACGAGCTGTCGCAGGCCGGGCACGGTTCGGCGGCCGTGATCGGCGTCAACTGGCCCGGCGGTGGCGGCCACGCCTTCGCGGCGGTCAACCACAACGGCCAGGTCCTGTTCGTCGACCCGCAAACGGGCGTCGTCAGCGAGAACCCGATCCACCTGGGCGCCCAAGAGGTCTTCTACACCCCACTGGACGCCAACAGGAATCCGATCACCCCGTACTTCTTGACTCCGTCGACGCCGCAGCCGTCCGCGGAGAACACCACCCCGGACACAACGAACAACACCTCGGACCCGGACTCGTCGACGAACCAGTCCACGCCCGACCCCCAGTCGTCCGACACCACACAGGAACCGGCCCCGGATCAGGCCCCGGCCTCCGATACCTCCACCCCGGACACGGACGCCACCCCGGATCTGGACTCGGACACCACGCAGCCCCCGGAGTCGACGAACCAGGAAGACCCGCAGTCCGACACGGACCAGGACGCGCAGGGCAGCCAGGACAGCCAGGACAGCCAGGACTCCGAATCCCCAAAGGATCCCGGGGATTCTCAGGACACCGACGCGACCGACTCCACCGACTCCACGCAAAATCCGGACGACGGCACCGACCAGCACCAGGACTCGACGGAACCGACCCCGTCCACGGCAACTCGCCCTTCCGGCCCCCCGGACGGCTACGACGACCCGACCGACGCCGACAGCCGCGCGCAGCAGGAACGATTCCCACGCAACGAGGACGGCTCGTTCCAGCAGGCTGCCGACCCGCGCGAGGGCTCCTGGCTCAACGACATCCGCGGCCAAAACCCCGACGACTCGGGCCGCGACGTCAACTGCCCCGACGGGGCACTCGCGTTCGCCGATTCGTACGCCGGCAACCCCACGGTCGCCGCCCGCCGCAGCCCGAACGAGGACGGCTCCCCCGCCGACACCCCGGAGCCGGGCGGCCGCGACCGTATTGAGAACACCCTGGGCGCCCAGTTCGACGACTTCGGCGACGGCCGCGACGCGTACAACAACCTGGAGACCACCCTCCTCAACGAGGGCCACGGCTCACAGGCCGTCATCATCACGCAGAACGCCGACGGCCGCGCCCACGCCTGGAACGTGGTCAACCACAACGGCCAGATCGTCTACGCCGACCCCCAGACGGGCCAGAGCTCCACGACCCCGCTCCACAACGGCAACAACGGCGTCTTCGCCATCCCCCTGGACGCCAACCGCCGCCCCATCGACACCACCAACCAGCCTGCCGCGCAGAACCAGGGTCAGACCGCCCCGCCTGCGCAGGACCGCCTGTCGCCTCAGCGTCCGGCGGGTTCTGGCAATGAGTCCAACGTCGAGAGCGCGGCAGACACTCGCGGGCGACGTAATCAGAGCCTTCCCGACCCGGAAACAAAGAATCAAGAGCACGCGAATCTCCCACCGGATTCGTCGCAGCAAGAGCTCCGGGAACAGCCCCGCGTCCACAGGATCGACCTGGATCCTGTCCAGCAGCAGATGCAGCAATGGGCCACACCCCCGGGTGACAACACGCCGTCCCCGCTCGCGAACTTGCTACGGGAGTCCCTCGACCGTCGGCAGGACTATGTGGAGTCGGCGCAGAACGTCCGCGCCACGAAGCAGGCCTTGGACGCCGCTCGCAAAGAGGTCAGTAGCGCCGACAAGGATCGCAAGAAGGCGATCAAGGCTGAGAAGGACGCCAAGACCGACGCGGAGAAGGAGGCCGCCCAAGAGCGGAAGGCAGCCGCTGAACAGCGGCTGGCGGATGCCAGGGCTGTTGTTCCGGCAGCCACGGCGGCCCACCAGGAAGCGCAGTTCGCTCACCGAAACGTCCAGGTTCCCAAGACCAACTTCACGGACAGTGACCTGCGTCGTCACCTCGACCCTGCGTGGTCGAACATGAACGACGGTCAGCGCTACGCCGCCCTGGCGACGCTCGGGCGCATGAGCCATTCGTTTCACGCGAACAACGCGGTCGGCATGGCACCCGAAGCGGCCAAGGACAACTCCCCGTATGCCGATGCTCCACCCAAGCGGGGCAACAAGCCCGATCCTGCGGCTGAATTCGCCGAGTCCGTGGCTTCCTGGCGGCGCGAGGTTTCGGCGACTCCGAGTTCCGAGATCCTGCAAAACCCGGAGAACCTGCGACAGCTACTCGAGGAAATCGAGCGCAAGTCTGGCGATGATTCGGACAAGAATTACGCGGTTGTCGAGATTGTCGACGACAAGGGCGAAAGCCACTACATCATCGACTCATCGGTTCCACCCTCCGATGACGCTGTGCGTCCCCGCCACTCCGAGAGCCACATCTTGGAATGGGTCGAACATCTCAACAAGAACCGGGAAGCGAACGGCAAGCCCAAGTACACCCTCGCCGGCCTGTATACCGAGCGAGAGCCTTGTGGTAGCCGAAAAGGAAACTCCGGGCACGCCGACTGCTCCCTCACGATCCGTGATTCCGAGGCCATGACCGGTGTTCCGGTGTACTACAGCACCACCTACCGAGTCGACCCTGAGCGCAAAGAGTTGATGGCGCAGGAGCGGCAGCGCCTGGTGGACGAGGGAAAGAAAACCGAAGCCGAAATCAAGACGGCTCTCAAGAAATTCCGCACACCGAACCAAAGGATCATGGACCAAGAAATTCGGGCTCACCTGAATTTCATCGATGGTTTGACACAGACGCTGGCGAACCCGGACCAGAACGCCCCGGTGGCTCCGGCACCCGACCAACACACACCGCCCAGCCAGGCCCCCCAGTCGGGCCCGTCGCATCCCGCGGATCCCAACCACACGCCTCCATCAGCTACGCCGGACACGGACCGCCGTCCGCCGTCCAACCCTGCCGGTACGGACCGCCGCCCACCGGCCGAACCCCCAGGCGTAGGCCACAGGGCCCCGACCAACTCCGCCAGCACACCGCCCACCGACACGCCCAGCGGCGGGCGCACACCTGCGGACGCCGGAACACCCACGCCGACGGACTCGCAACGCTCGAACCACAACATTGCGCAGCCGCAGACCGAATCCGCGAGCGCGCGAGACATCCCACGTCCCGTCATCGCAACCTCGGGTACGGGCGAGCACACCAGCGCCCCGTCCCAATCCACCGACGAGCCTCGCGAAGGTTCGCCCGCCGCCGACAACCAGCAGGAAAAGCAGGGCCGGTTGAAGCGCGTCTGGCAGTTCCTGACCCCGTCGGGGCCTGCCGAGCCCACCGAGGTCACTACTGAGGTGGACCAGCCGCGTTTCGGCAACCACAAGAAGCCGCCGGAGATCCAGCCCGACCGTTACGGCACTCCGTTGGACCGCCCGGACGGGACGCGTGTACCGCTGTTCGATGGGCCTCCGTCGCGTGAGCAGACACAGCAGGGCGCCATCGGCGACTGCGGAATGATCGCCACCATGGGCGCCATGGCGAGCAGGTACCCGGACCTCCTCCAGGACATGATTCGTGAGATGGAGGACGACGCCTATGAGGTCCACTTCCACGAGGTCGCGCGCAACAACTACGGTCACCAGGCTCCGACCGGCCGCATCCTGACTGTGCGCGTCACCCCGGACCTGCCCGTGTACAGCGACTTCCCCAACTCCACCGCCTACGCCGACGCCGAGGGGGTGGGCGTGGCCTGGCCCGCGATCATGGAGAAGGCCATCGCCGGCCTGGACCAGTTCTGGGACGACAAGAAGCGCGAGCACGAAGCGCAGTTCCCCGGCAACAAGGACTTCGACGGCAACCTGCTGACGGGCTACTCCCGCATCACCCAGGGCTCCACATCGGGCGACCGCGCCGAGCTGCTCGCCCAGCTCACAGGACGTACGGCGGAGAACCACGAATTCCCGACGCAGTACGATATGCAGGGCCGCAGCCCGGAGAAGCAACTCCTGTCCCACCTGCGGGAACTGACGGAAGGCGACAGGCCGGTTGTTATCGGCACCCGCCCGAAGGGTGCGGGTGTGGAGAACAAGATGGAGAAGGGCCTCCTGAGTTCCCACGCCTACGAGATCGTCTCGGTTGACGACAAGGGCCTCATCCAGTTGCGCAATCCGCACAACGAGGACCATCCCGAGCCGCTGACCATCAAGGAATTCATGAAGTATTGCAGCAACCAGTACGCATCTCTGGAGGATAAGAAGTGA
- a CDS encoding DUF7489 domain-containing protein, with protein sequence MFKSRKVRKEDAWDGIVIDKTRRATDGSNLYHYVEVRLQDDSTIKVRLDKPLWESLTIGDRLVKEAGASEPAKAPR encoded by the coding sequence ATGTTCAAATCCCGCAAAGTACGCAAAGAAGACGCCTGGGACGGCATCGTCATCGACAAGACCCGCCGGGCGACCGACGGCTCCAACCTCTACCACTACGTCGAGGTCCGCCTGCAGGACGATTCGACGATCAAGGTCCGCTTGGACAAGCCCCTGTGGGAGTCACTGACCATCGGCGACCGCCTCGTCAAGGAAGCGGGGGCCTCGGAGCCGGCCAAGGCGCCTCGCTAG
- a CDS encoding amidohydrolase family protein — protein MTSMRTLFRGGRVIDPAGGFDGAADVLVADGKIAAVGTDLAPPTDTELVDATGLVIGPGFVDLHSHVHSIAGHRLQAMDGVTTALDLEAGLMPVERAYAEAAAAGRPLHFGFSASWGGARAQVLAGITPDARIASSLAVLGDPRWQRSSSPRELAAWLSLLEDELAAGALGIGILMGYAPATEPAEFRAVARLAAKAGAPTFTHVRELVEMDPATPVDGSTEIAIAAAETGAAMHHCHVNSTSGRHVDRVLNTLEESRQSGSRVTVEAYPYGAGSTAVGAAFIAPERLRLKGLGPSSVIMVETGERIADAARLEQLRTQDPGAPCLLEFLDEDNPRDLALLRQALAFPDAVVASDAMPVFWPDGSHDSTRWPLPPGGTTHPRTAGTFAKTLRLMVRETGAWTWLEAFRRCSYLPARILDDVAPGARAKGHLGVGADADLVVLDPAAVTDTATYADPTRASRGVRHLYVAGVPVISDGALRPDALPGRPLRGEPR, from the coding sequence ATGACGAGTATGCGGACCCTGTTCCGGGGCGGTCGCGTCATCGATCCGGCCGGTGGGTTCGACGGGGCGGCCGACGTGCTCGTGGCCGATGGGAAGATCGCCGCCGTCGGCACCGACCTCGCACCGCCGACGGATACAGAATTGGTGGACGCCACCGGGCTCGTCATCGGCCCCGGCTTCGTCGACCTGCACAGCCACGTCCACTCCATCGCCGGGCACCGGTTGCAGGCCATGGACGGCGTGACGACCGCGCTCGACCTGGAGGCCGGCCTGATGCCGGTCGAGCGGGCCTACGCCGAGGCCGCCGCCGCGGGCCGCCCGCTCCACTTCGGCTTCTCCGCCTCCTGGGGCGGCGCGCGGGCCCAGGTTCTCGCCGGCATCACCCCCGATGCCCGGATCGCGTCCAGCCTTGCCGTGCTGGGCGACCCGCGCTGGCAACGGTCCTCGTCACCGCGCGAGTTGGCGGCGTGGCTGTCCCTGCTGGAGGACGAGCTGGCGGCAGGCGCACTCGGGATCGGCATCCTGATGGGCTACGCGCCCGCCACCGAGCCCGCCGAATTCCGGGCCGTGGCCCGGCTCGCGGCGAAGGCCGGCGCACCCACGTTCACACACGTACGGGAACTGGTCGAAATGGATCCGGCCACCCCTGTCGACGGCTCCACGGAGATCGCGATCGCGGCGGCCGAGACCGGCGCGGCGATGCACCACTGCCACGTCAACAGCACCTCGGGTCGACACGTCGACCGCGTCCTCAACACCCTTGAGGAATCACGGCAGTCGGGCTCACGGGTCACAGTGGAGGCCTATCCGTACGGAGCGGGCAGCACGGCCGTCGGCGCGGCCTTCATCGCTCCGGAGCGGCTACGCCTGAAGGGCCTGGGCCCCAGCAGCGTCATCATGGTCGAAACGGGGGAACGGATCGCGGACGCAGCCCGCCTGGAGCAGCTCCGCACACAAGACCCGGGCGCGCCCTGCCTCCTGGAATTCCTCGACGAGGACAACCCGCGCGACCTGGCCCTGCTGCGGCAGGCACTCGCCTTCCCCGACGCCGTCGTCGCCAGCGACGCGATGCCCGTCTTCTGGCCCGACGGCAGCCACGACAGCACCCGGTGGCCCCTGCCACCCGGCGGCACGACACACCCTCGTACGGCCGGAACCTTCGCCAAGACGCTCCGCCTGATGGTGCGCGAAACCGGAGCCTGGACCTGGCTGGAGGCCTTCCGCCGCTGCTCCTACCTCCCGGCCCGCATCCTCGACGACGTGGCCCCCGGCGCCCGCGCCAAGGGGCATCTGGGCGTGGGCGCCGACGCGGACCTCGTGGTCCTCGACCCGGCCGCGGTGACCGACACGGCCACGTATGCGGATCCCACACGGGCGTCGCGTGGGGTGCGGCATCTGTACGTGGCCGGGGTGCCGGTGATCTCGGACGGCGCGCTGCGCCCCGATGCTCTTCCGGGGCGACCGCTGCGGGGCGAACCGCGGTAA
- a CDS encoding SDR family NAD(P)-dependent oxidoreductase has protein sequence MSTHGLLAEKNILVAGASSGIGAAAARLFAREGARVGLLARRQQNLEDLAADIRAEGGTAVPIAGDVTDPGDVERAVRVVVEEFGRLDGAFNNAGTATVGTELHEMSMDDYDLVMDTNVRGTWNCLQHEIRAMLASGGGSIVNTSSVAGLVSTGVGAPYMAAKHAVIGLTKAAAHEYGERGIRVNALAVGSTLTEMMEGAIAGSPGIEKTFFARAIQQRMASPDEIGQAAAWLLSDRSTFVTGATMPVEGGTLAV, from the coding sequence ATGTCAACACACGGTTTGCTCGCTGAGAAGAACATCCTGGTCGCCGGTGCCTCCAGCGGCATCGGTGCCGCCGCGGCACGGCTCTTCGCCCGTGAAGGTGCCAGGGTGGGTCTGCTGGCCAGGCGGCAGCAGAATCTTGAGGACCTCGCCGCGGACATCCGTGCCGAGGGCGGCACCGCCGTGCCGATCGCCGGCGACGTCACCGACCCCGGGGACGTCGAGCGGGCGGTGCGGGTCGTGGTCGAGGAGTTCGGTCGTCTCGACGGCGCGTTCAACAACGCCGGCACCGCCACCGTCGGGACCGAACTGCACGAGATGTCCATGGACGATTACGACCTGGTGATGGACACCAATGTGCGGGGTACCTGGAACTGCCTGCAGCACGAGATCCGCGCCATGCTCGCCTCCGGCGGCGGCTCCATCGTCAACACCTCGAGCGTCGCCGGCCTGGTGTCCACAGGTGTCGGCGCGCCCTACATGGCTGCCAAGCACGCCGTCATCGGCCTGACCAAGGCCGCCGCCCACGAGTACGGAGAGCGCGGCATCCGCGTCAACGCCCTTGCGGTCGGCTCCACTTTGACCGAAATGATGGAAGGGGCCATCGCCGGCTCCCCCGGGATCGAGAAGACCTTCTTCGCCCGCGCCATCCAGCAGCGCATGGCTTCCCCCGACGAGATCGGGCAGGCCGCCGCCTGGCTCCTGAGCGACCGCTCCACCTTCGTCACCGGTGCGACCATGCCCGTGGAGGGCGGGACGCTCGCGGTCTGA
- a CDS encoding ScbA/BarX family gamma-butyrolactone biosynthesis protein, whose translation MSTVTTNIDSARQPQPARPVPKELVHKHHACQVLLKDWRGNADGTFSIPVDWHRATDSFAPLFGHVSPALLVETVRQSFPLLAHVGHEVPLGHHLLWDEFRYTCTPSALRAVVQRAPQDVELHVTCTEAQYRGKRASFLAFDIDVLADGVSLARAHSRFPVLAPAVYRRIRPDAGDGREAMARAVPLPPPLPHQPLGVGEFHDVALSPTDRPQEWLLRVDVHHPFYFDHPVDHAPGTLLLEAARQAAQELHPRLTVIPAGQQALFSRYVELDQPCTVTAETAGEDDAGRPVTHVRMMQSGQECFRSSLTLAGAQQR comes from the coding sequence ATGAGCACCGTCACCACGAACATCGACTCAGCAAGACAGCCCCAGCCGGCCAGGCCGGTCCCCAAGGAGCTGGTCCACAAGCACCACGCTTGTCAGGTTCTGCTCAAAGACTGGCGAGGGAACGCGGACGGAACGTTCTCGATACCCGTCGACTGGCACCGCGCCACCGACTCGTTCGCGCCCCTCTTCGGGCACGTCAGCCCTGCCTTACTGGTGGAGACCGTCCGCCAGAGCTTCCCACTGCTCGCCCATGTGGGCCATGAAGTACCGCTCGGTCACCACCTTCTGTGGGACGAGTTCCGCTACACGTGCACGCCGTCCGCCCTGCGCGCCGTCGTGCAGCGTGCACCACAGGACGTCGAACTGCACGTGACCTGCACCGAGGCGCAGTACCGGGGCAAGCGCGCCTCATTCCTGGCCTTCGACATCGACGTACTGGCCGACGGGGTCTCGCTGGCCCGTGCCCACTCACGCTTCCCCGTGCTGGCACCGGCCGTCTACCGACGGATCCGCCCCGACGCCGGTGACGGCCGAGAGGCCATGGCCCGGGCCGTCCCGCTGCCCCCGCCGCTCCCCCATCAGCCGCTGGGCGTCGGGGAGTTCCACGATGTGGCCCTCTCCCCCACCGACCGGCCCCAGGAGTGGCTCCTGCGCGTCGACGTGCACCACCCGTTCTACTTCGACCACCCCGTGGACCACGCCCCCGGCACCCTGCTGCTGGAAGCCGCGCGCCAGGCCGCGCAGGAGCTCCACCCGCGTCTCACGGTGATCCCGGCGGGCCAACAGGCCCTCTTCTCCCGCTACGTGGAGCTCGATCAGCCGTGCACCGTGACGGCCGAGACCGCGGGCGAGGACGACGCCGGCCGGCCCGTGACACACGTACGCATGATGCAGAGCGGTCAAGAGTGCTTCCGCTCCTCCCTCACCCTCGCCGGCGCACAGCAGCGCTGA